A stretch of the Capsicum annuum cultivar UCD-10X-F1 chromosome 8, UCD10Xv1.1, whole genome shotgun sequence genome encodes the following:
- the LOC124886430 gene encoding uncharacterized protein LOC124886430 isoform X2, whose protein sequence is MMEDELCGDYGVIKVVLWKTEIVFFFFLKEFNIKDSEVGSIYPMWYYLDYPDNVKLLEDYTSQALKKYNKENGTTYEFDKIIKVNGEGCRDRIYYITLSVKNGKEKYFQVKMVTRLLRKSLKFPSSGQPR, encoded by the exons ATGATGGAAGATGAACTGTGTGGAGATTATGGAGTAATTAAAGTAGTATTATGGAAGACAgagattgtgttttttttttttttgaag GAATTTAACATTAAAGATTCCGAAGTCGGTTCCATATACCCCATGTGGTACTACTTGGACTATCCTGATAACGTTAAATTGCTGGAGGATTATACATCACAGGCACTTAAGAAGTACAACAAAGAAAAT GGCACTACATATGAGTTTGATAAGATTATCAAGGTTAATGGAGAAGGCTGTAGAGACAGAATTTACTATATAACCCTTTCGGTCAAGAATGGCAAGgagaaatattttcaagttaagaTGGTGACACGTCTTCTAAGGAAATCTTTGAAGTTCCCATCATCAGGCCAACCAAGG TGA
- the LOC124886430 gene encoding uncharacterized protein LOC124886430 isoform X1, with the protein MMEDELCGDYGVIKVVLWKTEIVFFFFLKEFNIKDSEVGSIYPMWYYLDYPDNVKLLEDYTSQALKKYNKENGTTYEFDKIIKVNGEGCRDRIYYITLSVKNGKEKYFQVKMVTRLLRKSLKFPSSGQPRDFDGI; encoded by the exons ATGATGGAAGATGAACTGTGTGGAGATTATGGAGTAATTAAAGTAGTATTATGGAAGACAgagattgtgttttttttttttttgaag GAATTTAACATTAAAGATTCCGAAGTCGGTTCCATATACCCCATGTGGTACTACTTGGACTATCCTGATAACGTTAAATTGCTGGAGGATTATACATCACAGGCACTTAAGAAGTACAACAAAGAAAAT GGCACTACATATGAGTTTGATAAGATTATCAAGGTTAATGGAGAAGGCTGTAGAGACAGAATTTACTATATAACCCTTTCGGTCAAGAATGGCAAGgagaaatattttcaagttaagaTGGTGACACGTCTTCTAAGGAAATCTTTGAAGTTCCCATCATCAGGCCAACCAAGG GATTTTGACGGCATATAG
- the LOC107879309 gene encoding translation initiation factor eIF-2B subunit epsilon: protein MGAKKGGSKGGGGGAEVAEEELARTPLQAIILADSFTTKFRPITLERPKVLLPLVNAPMIDYTLAWLESAGVEEVFVFCCAHSKQVIDYLDKSNWFDQPNFSVTTIESHNAISAGDALRLIYEQHVIRGDFILVSGDTVSNMSLSQALKEHKERRRKDSNAVMTMVIKQSKPSPITRQSRLGTEELFMVIDPETKQLLYYEDRADNLKGYLSLDKALLTDNTSISFQNDKQDCYIDICSPEVLSLFTDNFDYQHLRRDFVKGLLVDDIMGYKIYTHEIHSSYAARIDNYRSYDTISKDIIQRWTYPLVPDVHFFGNSATKLERQGMYRAPEIKQSHSSKIGPFTVIGTGTSIGNSTEISNSVIGEGCSIGSNVTIEGCYVWNNVTIEDGCKLKHSIVCDGVTMKYGATLEPGVVLSFKVVVGRNFLVPAYSKVSLLQQPLKQDSDEELEYADNSSGIMEVPSFSGTLDQLNEEEKTELPNSQEYEVGDGGVGFIWLVSEGGQEEEWRHSVAPVPVDKLVEIMQITNEVDIANEDGALLPPSGELGPDSITNDSNEDAEDIRDDSIIFEREVEATFQRAVEEDVTEDHIILEVNSLRLSYNMTSADCAGALFYSVMKLALDAPHDSPNELYKNVVAAVRKWKKLLKYYLSSIDEEIEVILKFEEMCLESTREYSSLFVQILHHLYDQEIIQEEAILDWASEKEGAEESDKVFVKQSEKFIQWLKEASEEEDED, encoded by the exons ATGGGGGCAAAGAAGGGGGGAAGcaaaggaggaggaggaggagcaGAAGTTGCAGAGGAGGAATTGGCTCGCACTCCTTTACAGGCTATCATTTTGGCTGATAGTTTCACCACTAAGTTCCGACCCATCACTCTTGAACGCCCTAAA GTACTGCTACCATTGGTTAATGCCCCTATGATAGATTATACCCTGGCATGGCTTGAATCTGCTGGTGTTGAAGAAGTTTTTGTTTTCTGCTGTGCTCATTCTAAGCAAGTGATTGATTATTTGGATAAGTCCAATTGGTTTGACCAACCAAACTTCTCAGTCACAACGATTGAATCACACAATGCTATTAGTGCAGGAGATGCTTTGCGTTTAATCTATGAGCAACACGTG ATACGTGGTGATTTTATCCTCGTCAGTGGAGATACTGTGAGCAACATGTCACTATCACAGGCACTTAAGGAACATAAGGAGAGACGGAGAAAGGATAGCAATGCTGTAATGACCATGGTCATTAAACAATCAAAGCCTTCACCTATAACTCGCCAATCTCGTCTTGGAACTGAAGAGCTGTTTATGGTAATTGATCCAGAGACTAAGCAGCTGCTGTATTATGAAGACAGGGCAGATAATTTAAAAGGATATTTGTCTCTTGACAAGGCATTGCTTACTGATAATACTTCCATTTCCTTTCAAAATGACAAGCAG GATTGCTACATTGACATTTGCTCCCCAGAAGTTTTAAGTCTTTTCACTGACAATTTTGACTATCAACATTTGCGGCGTGATTTTGTCAAGGGGTTGCTCGTCGATGAT ATCATGGGTTATAAAATCTACACTCATGAAATTCATTCAAGTTATGCGGCTAGAATTGATAACTACAGAAGTTATGACACCATTAGCAAAGACATAATTCAGCGGTGGACATATCCCTTGGTGCCTGATGTTCATTTTTTTGGAAATTCTGCTACTAAATTAGAAAGGCAGGGCATGTATCGAGCACCTG AAATTAAGCAATCGCACTCGTCGAAAATTGGTCCATTTACTGTAATTGGGACTGGAACCAGTATTGGGAACAGCACAGAGATTTCTAATTCAGTTATTGGGGAAGGTTGCTCAATTGGTTCAAACGTCACTATAGAAGGTTGCTATGTATGGAATAATGTCACTATTGAAGATGGCTGCAAATTGAAGCACTCAATAGTTTGCGACGGTGTGACAATGAAATATGGTGCAACTTTAGAGCCTGGTGTCGTCTTGTCTTTTAAG GTTGTGGTTGGCAGGAATTTCCTCGTACCTGCTTACTCCAAGGTATCTTTGCTTCAGCAACCTCTAAAACAAGATAGTGACGAGGAACTGGAATATGCTGACAATAGTAGTGGGATCATGGAAGTTCCAT CTTTCTCTGGTACATTGGATCAGTTGAATGAGGAAGAGAAGACGGAGTTACCTAACTCACAAGAGTACGAG GTTGGTGATGGTGGAGTTGGTTTCATATGGCTAGTCAGTGAGGGTGGGCAGGAAGAAGAATGGAGACACTCTGTCGCACCAGTTCCTGTGGATAAACTTGTTGAGATTATGCAAATCACTAATGAAGTGGACATAGCAAATGAAGATGGTGCTTTGCTTCCACCTTCTGGAGAATTGGGACCTGACTCTATAACTAATGATTCTAATGAAGACGCTGAAGATATTAGAGATGATTCTATAATTTTTGAGAGAGAA GTTGAAGCAACTTTTCAAAGGGCAGTAGAGGAAGATGTAACAGAAGACCATATAATCTTAGAAGTTAATTCATTGCG GTTGTCATACAATATGACATCTGCAGACTGTGCTGGCGCTTTATTTTATTCAGTGATGAAATTGGCATTGGATGCTCCACATGACTCACCTA ATGAATTGTACAAGAATGTTGTTGCTGCAGTTAGAAAATGGAAAAAGCTTCTCAAATATTACTTGTCAAGCATTGATGAAGAG ATTGAAGTAATATTGAAGTTTGAAGAGATGTGCTTGGAATCTACCAGGGAGTATTCTTCATTATTTGTACAG ATTTTGCATCATCTGTATGATCAGGAAATTATACAAGAAGAGGCAATACTTGACTGGGCTTCTGAAAAGGAAGGAGCAGAAGAGTCGGATAAGGTTTTTGTCAAGCAATCAGAAAAATTTATCCAG TGGCTCAAAGAAGCATCTGAAGAAGAGGACGAGGACTGA